In one Arachis duranensis cultivar V14167 chromosome 9, aradu.V14167.gnm2.J7QH, whole genome shotgun sequence genomic region, the following are encoded:
- the LOC107466015 gene encoding uncharacterized protein LOC107466015 isoform X9, which translates to MIELHKSHVEEASITVTKRRSVFIKLVQRVEESLYTLDKRERKRSTMAMASSNSANISAIHRYLTVTDFYNWNIIKVRHCDGSLFTGDIEAVDPEPKPNAFQMLVISSMCYKVKETAKLGLAREAY; encoded by the exons ATGATCGAATTACACAAATCCCATGTTGAAGAGGCTTCCATAACAGTAACAAAG AGGAGAAGCGTGTTCATCAAGCTGGTGCAAAGGGTAGAGGAGTCTTTATATACTTTGGacaagagagaaagaaagagaagtacAATGGCAATGGCGAGCTCTAATTCTGCTAATATCTCTGCTATTCATCGATACCTCACAGTCACAG ATTTCTACAACTGGAATATAATCAAGGTTAGACACTGTGATGGTTCATTGTTTACTGGTGACATCGAAGCAGTGGATCCT GAGCCAAAGCCAAATGCATTTCAGATGCTGGTTATTTCATCAATGT GCTACAAGGTAAAAGAAACAGCGAAGTTAGGTCTTGCCAGAGAAGCCTATTGA
- the LOC107466015 gene encoding uncharacterized protein LOC107466015 isoform X10, whose protein sequence is MIELHKSHVEEASITVTKRRSVFIKLVQRVEESLYTLDKRERKRSTMAMASSNSANISAIHRYLTVTDFYNWNIIKVRHCDGSLFTGDIEAVDPISNSSRSQSQMHFRCWLFHQCATR, encoded by the exons ATGATCGAATTACACAAATCCCATGTTGAAGAGGCTTCCATAACAGTAACAAAG AGGAGAAGCGTGTTCATCAAGCTGGTGCAAAGGGTAGAGGAGTCTTTATATACTTTGGacaagagagaaagaaagagaagtacAATGGCAATGGCGAGCTCTAATTCTGCTAATATCTCTGCTATTCATCGATACCTCACAGTCACAG ATTTCTACAACTGGAATATAATCAAGGTTAGACACTGTGATGGTTCATTGTTTACTGGTGACATCGAAGCAGTGGATCCT ATCTCTAATTCTAGCAGGAGCCAAAGCCAAATGCATTTCAGATGCTGGTTATTTCATCAATGT GCTACAAGGTAA
- the LOC107466015 gene encoding uncharacterized protein LOC107466015 isoform X2 — MNVRRSVFIKLVQRVEESLYTLDKRERKRSTMAMASSNSANISAIHRYLTVTDFYNWNIIKVRHCDGSLFTGDIEAVDPISNSSRSQSQMHFRCWLFHQCVCFLLELFLLATIHFSFFIYRFCHAIIVGILSHLFQVSPPFSLCLMLICFKFLIFLRLQGKRNSEVRSCQRSLLRYTNLKGTIY; from the exons ATGAATGTG AGGAGAAGCGTGTTCATCAAGCTGGTGCAAAGGGTAGAGGAGTCTTTATATACTTTGGacaagagagaaagaaagagaagtacAATGGCAATGGCGAGCTCTAATTCTGCTAATATCTCTGCTATTCATCGATACCTCACAGTCACAG ATTTCTACAACTGGAATATAATCAAGGTTAGACACTGTGATGGTTCATTGTTTACTGGTGACATCGAAGCAGTGGATCCT ATCTCTAATTCTAGCAGGAGCCAAAGCCAAATGCATTTCAGATGCTGGTTATTTCATCAATGTGTATGCTTCCTACTTGAACTTTTCTTATTGGCaacaattcatttttctttttttatttatagattttGTCATGCCATCATTGTAGGTATTCTTTCTCATTTGTTTCAGGTATCTCCTCCATTCTCTTTATGTTTGATGCTCATTTGTTTCAAGTTTCTAATCTTCCTTAG GCTACAAGGTAAAAGAAACAGCGAAGTTAGGTCTTGCCAGAGAAGCCTATTGAGATATACGAATTTGAAGGGTACTATATATTAG
- the LOC107466015 gene encoding uncharacterized protein LOC107466015 isoform X4: MIELHKSHVEEASITVTKRRSVFIKLVQRVEESLYTLDKRERKRSTMAMASSNSANISAIHRYLTVTDFYNWNIIKVRHCDGSLFTGDIEAVDPISNSSRSQSQMHFRCWLFHQCVSPPFSLCLMLICFKFLIFLRLQGKRNSEVRSCQRSLLRYTNLKGTIY; this comes from the exons ATGATCGAATTACACAAATCCCATGTTGAAGAGGCTTCCATAACAGTAACAAAG AGGAGAAGCGTGTTCATCAAGCTGGTGCAAAGGGTAGAGGAGTCTTTATATACTTTGGacaagagagaaagaaagagaagtacAATGGCAATGGCGAGCTCTAATTCTGCTAATATCTCTGCTATTCATCGATACCTCACAGTCACAG ATTTCTACAACTGGAATATAATCAAGGTTAGACACTGTGATGGTTCATTGTTTACTGGTGACATCGAAGCAGTGGATCCT ATCTCTAATTCTAGCAGGAGCCAAAGCCAAATGCATTTCAGATGCTGGTTATTTCATCAATGT GTATCTCCTCCATTCTCTTTATGTTTGATGCTCATTTGTTTCAAGTTTCTAATCTTCCTTAG GCTACAAGGTAAAAGAAACAGCGAAGTTAGGTCTTGCCAGAGAAGCCTATTGAGATATACGAATTTGAAGGGTACTATATATTAG
- the LOC107466015 gene encoding uncharacterized protein LOC107466015 isoform X6 has product MIELHKSHVEEASITVTKRRSVFIKLVQRVEESLYTLDKRERKRSTMAMASSNSANISAIHRYLTVTDFYNWNIIKVRHCDGSLFTGDIEAVDPISNSSRSQSQMHFRCWLFHQCVCFLLELFLLATIHFSFFIYRFCHAIIVGILSHLFQATR; this is encoded by the exons ATGATCGAATTACACAAATCCCATGTTGAAGAGGCTTCCATAACAGTAACAAAG AGGAGAAGCGTGTTCATCAAGCTGGTGCAAAGGGTAGAGGAGTCTTTATATACTTTGGacaagagagaaagaaagagaagtacAATGGCAATGGCGAGCTCTAATTCTGCTAATATCTCTGCTATTCATCGATACCTCACAGTCACAG ATTTCTACAACTGGAATATAATCAAGGTTAGACACTGTGATGGTTCATTGTTTACTGGTGACATCGAAGCAGTGGATCCT ATCTCTAATTCTAGCAGGAGCCAAAGCCAAATGCATTTCAGATGCTGGTTATTTCATCAATGTGTATGCTTCCTACTTGAACTTTTCTTATTGGCaacaattcatttttctttttttatttatagattttGTCATGCCATCATTGTAGGTATTCTTTCTCATTTGTTTCAG GCTACAAGGTAA
- the LOC107466015 gene encoding uncharacterized protein LOC107466015 isoform X5, which produces MIELHKSHVEEASITVTKRRSVFIKLVQRVEESLYTLDKRERKRSTMAMASSNSANISAIHRYLTVTDFYNWNIIKVRHCDGSLFTGDIEAVDPISNSSRSQSQMHFRCWLFHQCVSPPFSLCLMLICFKFLIFLSLVSGYKVKETAKLGLAREAY; this is translated from the exons ATGATCGAATTACACAAATCCCATGTTGAAGAGGCTTCCATAACAGTAACAAAG AGGAGAAGCGTGTTCATCAAGCTGGTGCAAAGGGTAGAGGAGTCTTTATATACTTTGGacaagagagaaagaaagagaagtacAATGGCAATGGCGAGCTCTAATTCTGCTAATATCTCTGCTATTCATCGATACCTCACAGTCACAG ATTTCTACAACTGGAATATAATCAAGGTTAGACACTGTGATGGTTCATTGTTTACTGGTGACATCGAAGCAGTGGATCCT ATCTCTAATTCTAGCAGGAGCCAAAGCCAAATGCATTTCAGATGCTGGTTATTTCATCAATGT GTATCTCCTCCATTCTCTTTATGTTTGATGCTCATTTGTTTCAAGTTTCTAATCTTCCTTAG TTTGGTTTCAGGCTACAAGGTAAAAGAAACAGCGAAGTTAGGTCTTGCCAGAGAAGCCTATTGA
- the LOC107466015 gene encoding uncharacterized protein LOC107466015 isoform X1, with protein sequence MIELHKSHVEEASITVTKRRSVFIKLVQRVEESLYTLDKRERKRSTMAMASSNSANISAIHRYLTVTDFYNWNIIKVRHCDGSLFTGDIEAVDPISNSSRSQSQMHFRCWLFHQCVCFLLELFLLATIHFSFFIYRFCHAIIVGILSHLFQVSPPFSLCLMLICFKFLIFLRLQGKRNSEVRSCQRSLLRYTNLKGTIY encoded by the exons ATGATCGAATTACACAAATCCCATGTTGAAGAGGCTTCCATAACAGTAACAAAG AGGAGAAGCGTGTTCATCAAGCTGGTGCAAAGGGTAGAGGAGTCTTTATATACTTTGGacaagagagaaagaaagagaagtacAATGGCAATGGCGAGCTCTAATTCTGCTAATATCTCTGCTATTCATCGATACCTCACAGTCACAG ATTTCTACAACTGGAATATAATCAAGGTTAGACACTGTGATGGTTCATTGTTTACTGGTGACATCGAAGCAGTGGATCCT ATCTCTAATTCTAGCAGGAGCCAAAGCCAAATGCATTTCAGATGCTGGTTATTTCATCAATGTGTATGCTTCCTACTTGAACTTTTCTTATTGGCaacaattcatttttctttttttatttatagattttGTCATGCCATCATTGTAGGTATTCTTTCTCATTTGTTTCAGGTATCTCCTCCATTCTCTTTATGTTTGATGCTCATTTGTTTCAAGTTTCTAATCTTCCTTAG GCTACAAGGTAAAAGAAACAGCGAAGTTAGGTCTTGCCAGAGAAGCCTATTGAGATATACGAATTTGAAGGGTACTATATATTAG
- the LOC107466015 gene encoding uncharacterized protein LOC107466015 isoform X7, translating to MIELHKSHVEEASITVTKRRSVFIKLVQRVEESLYTLDKRERKRSTMAMASSNSANISAIHRYLTVTDFYNWNIIKVRHCDGSLFTGDIEAVDPISNSSRSQSQMHFRCWLFHQCVFFLICFRLQGKRNSEVRSCQRSLLRYTNLKGTIY from the exons ATGATCGAATTACACAAATCCCATGTTGAAGAGGCTTCCATAACAGTAACAAAG AGGAGAAGCGTGTTCATCAAGCTGGTGCAAAGGGTAGAGGAGTCTTTATATACTTTGGacaagagagaaagaaagagaagtacAATGGCAATGGCGAGCTCTAATTCTGCTAATATCTCTGCTATTCATCGATACCTCACAGTCACAG ATTTCTACAACTGGAATATAATCAAGGTTAGACACTGTGATGGTTCATTGTTTACTGGTGACATCGAAGCAGTGGATCCT ATCTCTAATTCTAGCAGGAGCCAAAGCCAAATGCATTTCAGATGCTGGTTATTTCATCAATGT GTATTCTTTCTCATTTGTTTCAG GCTACAAGGTAAAAGAAACAGCGAAGTTAGGTCTTGCCAGAGAAGCCTATTGAGATATACGAATTTGAAGGGTACTATATATTAG
- the LOC107466015 gene encoding uncharacterized protein LOC107466015 isoform X11 — MIELHKSHVEEASITVTKRRSVFIKLVQRVEESLYTLDKRERKRSTMAMASSNSANISAIHRYLTVTDFYNWNIIKVRHCDGSLFTGDIEAVDPILSCHHCRYSFSFVSVWFQATR; from the exons ATGATCGAATTACACAAATCCCATGTTGAAGAGGCTTCCATAACAGTAACAAAG AGGAGAAGCGTGTTCATCAAGCTGGTGCAAAGGGTAGAGGAGTCTTTATATACTTTGGacaagagagaaagaaagagaagtacAATGGCAATGGCGAGCTCTAATTCTGCTAATATCTCTGCTATTCATCGATACCTCACAGTCACAG ATTTCTACAACTGGAATATAATCAAGGTTAGACACTGTGATGGTTCATTGTTTACTGGTGACATCGAAGCAGTGGATCCT attttGTCATGCCATCATTGTAGGTATTCTTTCTCATTTGTTTCAG TTTGGTTTCAGGCTACAAGGTAA
- the LOC107466015 gene encoding uncharacterized protein LOC107466015 isoform X8 yields MIELHKSHVEEASITVTKRRSVFIKLVQRVEESLYTLDKRERKRSTMAMASSNSANISAIHRYLTVTDFYNWNIIKVRHCDGSLFTGDIEAVDPILSCHHCRYSFSFVSGYKVKETAKLGLAREAY; encoded by the exons ATGATCGAATTACACAAATCCCATGTTGAAGAGGCTTCCATAACAGTAACAAAG AGGAGAAGCGTGTTCATCAAGCTGGTGCAAAGGGTAGAGGAGTCTTTATATACTTTGGacaagagagaaagaaagagaagtacAATGGCAATGGCGAGCTCTAATTCTGCTAATATCTCTGCTATTCATCGATACCTCACAGTCACAG ATTTCTACAACTGGAATATAATCAAGGTTAGACACTGTGATGGTTCATTGTTTACTGGTGACATCGAAGCAGTGGATCCT attttGTCATGCCATCATTGTAGGTATTCTTTCTCATTTGTTTCAG GCTACAAGGTAAAAGAAACAGCGAAGTTAGGTCTTGCCAGAGAAGCCTATTGA
- the LOC107466015 gene encoding uncharacterized protein LOC107466015 isoform X3: MIELHKSHVEEASITVTKRRSVFIKLVQRVEESLYTLDKRERKRSTMAMASSNSANISAIHRYLTVTDFYNWNIIKVRHCDGSLFTGDIEAVDPISNSSRSQSQMHFRCWLFHQCVCFLLELFLLATIHFSFFIYRFCHAIIVGILSHLFQFGFRLQGKRNSEVRSCQRSLLRYTNLKGTIY; encoded by the exons ATGATCGAATTACACAAATCCCATGTTGAAGAGGCTTCCATAACAGTAACAAAG AGGAGAAGCGTGTTCATCAAGCTGGTGCAAAGGGTAGAGGAGTCTTTATATACTTTGGacaagagagaaagaaagagaagtacAATGGCAATGGCGAGCTCTAATTCTGCTAATATCTCTGCTATTCATCGATACCTCACAGTCACAG ATTTCTACAACTGGAATATAATCAAGGTTAGACACTGTGATGGTTCATTGTTTACTGGTGACATCGAAGCAGTGGATCCT ATCTCTAATTCTAGCAGGAGCCAAAGCCAAATGCATTTCAGATGCTGGTTATTTCATCAATGTGTATGCTTCCTACTTGAACTTTTCTTATTGGCaacaattcatttttctttttttatttatagattttGTCATGCCATCATTGTAGGTATTCTTTCTCATTTGTTTCAG TTTGGTTTCAGGCTACAAGGTAAAAGAAACAGCGAAGTTAGGTCTTGCCAGAGAAGCCTATTGAGATATACGAATTTGAAGGGTACTATATATTAG